From Rhodoferax sp. AJA081-3, the proteins below share one genomic window:
- a CDS encoding LysR family transcriptional regulator produces the protein MIHISRIDLNLFVVFDAIYTEGGITRASEILKLTQPAVSHALARLRTLVDDPLFVRQGHTMSPTPVAHELIGPVRRAIAEIEGSLSQLSRFDPQTSQREFKIGMHAIVELATIPALMELIGAAAPGIQISSVVHNRSDFQTQLTSGKLAAAIDVLVPVTHNIHKQRLAGGKMVVVARKDHPVVQGRISLETYLAHEHVLSSTRMEGPGMEDVELSRLGWTRRIKLRCQNYWTACKIVSTTDLLLTMPERYARAANAPLDNQLLSFPIPMNARDIYLYWHASVESDQANRWLRDNLIASFDAPAAELGQTPTFVSSALRAPP, from the coding sequence ATGATCCATATCAGCCGCATCGACCTGAACCTGTTTGTCGTGTTCGACGCCATCTACACCGAAGGCGGCATCACCCGCGCCAGCGAGATCCTGAAACTGACACAACCGGCGGTCAGCCACGCGCTGGCGCGCCTGCGCACACTGGTGGACGACCCGCTGTTTGTGCGCCAGGGTCATACCATGTCACCCACACCCGTGGCGCATGAGCTGATTGGGCCGGTGCGCCGCGCCATTGCAGAAATCGAGGGGTCGCTGAGCCAGTTGTCACGTTTTGACCCACAAACCTCGCAGCGTGAATTCAAGATCGGCATGCATGCCATCGTGGAGCTGGCGACCATTCCGGCGCTGATGGAGCTGATAGGCGCGGCGGCGCCCGGCATACAGATTTCGTCCGTGGTCCATAACCGCAGCGATTTCCAGACCCAGCTAACCAGCGGAAAACTGGCCGCCGCCATCGACGTGCTGGTGCCGGTCACCCACAACATCCACAAACAACGCCTGGCCGGCGGCAAGATGGTGGTGGTCGCCCGCAAGGACCACCCGGTGGTCCAGGGCCGCATCAGCCTGGAGACCTATCTGGCGCACGAGCATGTGTTGTCCAGCACCCGCATGGAAGGCCCGGGCATGGAGGATGTGGAGCTGTCCCGACTGGGCTGGACGCGGCGCATCAAACTGCGCTGCCAGAACTACTGGACGGCCTGCAAAATCGTCAGCACCACCGACCTGCTGCTGACCATGCCTGAGCGTTACGCACGCGCTGCCAATGCACCGCTGGACAACCAGTTGCTGTCCTTCCCCATCCCCATGAACGCACGCGACATTTACCTGTACTGGCACGCCAGCGTAGAAAGCGACCAGGCCAATCGCTGGCTGCGGGACAACCTGATTGCTTCGTTTGATGCGCCCGCAGCAGAGTTGGGGCAAACGCCGACGTTCGTGTCCTCCGCCCTGCGGGCTCCCCCTTGA
- a CDS encoding bifunctional 2-polyprenyl-6-hydroxyphenol methylase/3-demethylubiquinol 3-O-methyltransferase UbiG, whose product MNTASQRTLAHYNEHAQDFFAGTRDHDVRQNMDALLQHIEGTAPFTILDFGCGPGRDLKAFSALGHTAVGLEGAERFAEMARAYSGCTVWHQDFLALDLPAEHFDGVFANASLFHVPSAVLPRVLREVHATLKPRGILFSSNPRGNNEEGFNGERYGAYHDIAAWRAYVTAAGFVELMHYYRPPGLPIEQQPWLASVWRKTS is encoded by the coding sequence ATGAACACCGCAAGCCAACGCACGCTGGCCCATTACAACGAACATGCCCAGGACTTTTTTGCCGGCACGCGCGACCACGACGTGCGACAGAACATGGACGCCCTGCTGCAACACATCGAAGGCACAGCGCCGTTCACGATTCTGGACTTTGGCTGCGGCCCGGGCCGGGATCTGAAAGCCTTCAGCGCGCTGGGCCATACAGCGGTGGGCCTGGAGGGTGCCGAGCGTTTTGCGGAGATGGCACGTGCCTACAGCGGCTGCACGGTGTGGCACCAGGACTTTTTGGCGCTGGACCTGCCAGCCGAACACTTTGATGGCGTGTTTGCCAACGCGTCACTGTTCCATGTGCCCAGTGCGGTGCTACCGCGGGTGCTGCGGGAGGTACATGCCACGCTGAAACCCCGCGGCATTTTGTTCAGCTCCAACCCACGGGGCAACAACGAGGAAGGGTTTAACGGTGAACGGTATGGCGCCTACCACGACATCGCCGCCTGGCGCGCCTATGTGACCGCGGCAGGCTTTGTCGAACTGATGCACTACTACCGGCCACCGGGTTTGCCAATCGAGCAGCAGCCCTGGCTGGCCAGTGTGTGGCGCAAGACCTCTTAG
- a CDS encoding PEP-CTERM sorting domain-containing protein, translating to MRFKTAFSASAIVVASLFGMTQSANAADSYIFGYSNLNAGNRLNVNGSTFLSTIDSGWYNNSGAHDPSNTNYIVGACCGASEFRNWFVFDISGLTSPVSSLSFDLYSYSVTLTSGNYYVNDVSTSISSLVGGTGGLSAFNDLGTGSNYGFNFYQSGTDSNQFHTISLNSAAVSSLNTSIASNAGTWALGGAFAAGNVPVPPISPVPETETYAMLIAGLGLMGAIARRRKLKRAAV from the coding sequence TTGAGATTCAAGACTGCTTTTTCGGCTTCGGCCATTGTTGTAGCCAGTTTGTTTGGCATGACCCAATCTGCCAATGCTGCAGATAGTTACATTTTCGGTTACAGCAATCTGAACGCTGGCAATCGTTTGAATGTCAATGGATCCACTTTCTTGTCGACGATTGATTCGGGCTGGTACAACAACAGTGGTGCCCACGATCCATCCAACACCAACTACATTGTTGGTGCCTGCTGTGGTGCTTCAGAGTTCCGCAATTGGTTTGTGTTTGACATCAGCGGACTCACATCGCCTGTGTCGTCATTGTCTTTTGACTTGTATTCTTACAGCGTGACCCTGACTTCTGGCAACTACTACGTCAACGACGTGAGCACATCTATCTCCAGCCTGGTGGGTGGCACAGGGGGTTTGTCGGCTTTCAACGATTTGGGAACCGGATCTAACTACGGGTTCAACTTCTACCAGAGCGGCACAGACTCCAACCAGTTCCACACCATCAGCCTCAACAGTGCTGCTGTTTCCAGCTTGAATACGTCTATCGCTTCAAATGCTGGCACGTGGGCACTCGGCGGCGCATTTGCTGCTGGCAATGTGCCAGTGCCTCCCATCAGCCCAGTGCCAGAGACTGAAACCTATGCCATGCTGATTGCAGGTTTGGGTTTGATGGGCGCTATTGCCCGTCGCCGCAAACTGAAACGCGCCGCCGTTTAA
- a CDS encoding DUF342 domain-containing protein yields MDVDLPGISFTEVNGQVFLHNLPVAGRPAVDPSMLTAALAQAGFEQCAKDVTAIAQAASDCNTHPVSFVVQVAERRDAQVQVHMAADEMTAQISLVAPQGGKPATAADVLRALVEASVAFGIDTAAVEQACALGQADHVEVAFAIPPEHGHDTVFQALIPETADRAPKVDANGLIDYREHGGITVVQVGEPLMRRIPPTPGVAGHTVLGRELPARAGRDAPFAPSLVGAQAALEDSNLLKATLGGQPVLVTHGVMVEPVLRLAGVNLAVGNIYFDGTVQIDGEVSHGMKVQAKGDIVVGGTVDGGLLDAGGDIRVAGGIIAQAQVQAEGAVSARFAENCSIHAGTTIMLEDMALDCALESGNQIIVGEKAPKRGRLVGGSAKAMMLVRCPLLGSDKGGLTRVTVGANAELEAQMQALLQRLETEKTHEENLSKLTKQLTATGDPKGMLERVKASWQQAVQVWSRSLAERTELEKQLAVMQRAKVQVGAGGVAGPVDLTVVSTTAHLRTEYSQGVFSLDPETGVVWTDPAGRVKPIR; encoded by the coding sequence ATGGACGTGGACTTGCCGGGCATCTCCTTTACAGAGGTCAACGGGCAGGTGTTCTTGCACAACCTGCCGGTAGCAGGACGTCCTGCAGTTGACCCCAGCATGCTTACCGCAGCGCTGGCACAGGCTGGGTTCGAGCAGTGCGCCAAAGACGTTACGGCCATTGCCCAGGCCGCGAGCGACTGCAACACCCATCCGGTATCGTTTGTGGTCCAGGTCGCCGAGCGGCGCGATGCACAAGTGCAGGTACACATGGCCGCCGATGAGATGACCGCGCAGATCAGCCTGGTAGCGCCACAGGGTGGCAAACCGGCCACGGCTGCCGATGTCTTGCGGGCCCTGGTCGAGGCCAGTGTGGCATTTGGCATTGACACCGCCGCAGTGGAGCAAGCCTGTGCACTAGGCCAGGCAGACCATGTGGAAGTGGCGTTTGCAATCCCACCCGAACACGGCCACGACACCGTCTTCCAGGCGCTGATACCCGAAACCGCTGACCGTGCACCCAAAGTCGATGCCAATGGATTGATCGATTACCGCGAGCACGGCGGCATCACCGTGGTCCAGGTCGGTGAGCCCCTGATGCGCCGCATTCCGCCCACACCCGGTGTTGCGGGCCACACCGTGCTGGGGCGGGAGCTGCCGGCGCGTGCCGGACGGGATGCGCCCTTTGCACCGTCACTCGTCGGTGCGCAGGCCGCCCTGGAAGACTCCAATCTGTTGAAGGCCACGTTGGGTGGTCAGCCTGTTTTGGTGACCCATGGGGTGATGGTGGAGCCGGTACTGCGCTTGGCCGGGGTCAACCTGGCCGTGGGAAACATCTACTTTGACGGCACGGTACAGATCGACGGCGAAGTCTCCCACGGCATGAAAGTGCAGGCCAAGGGCGACATTGTGGTGGGGGGCACGGTGGATGGCGGTCTGCTGGACGCCGGTGGCGATATCCGTGTGGCCGGCGGCATCATTGCGCAGGCCCAGGTCCAGGCGGAGGGTGCTGTCTCTGCCCGTTTTGCCGAGAACTGCAGCATCCACGCGGGCACCACCATCATGCTGGAAGACATGGCGCTGGACTGCGCGCTGGAGTCCGGCAACCAGATCATCGTTGGTGAAAAAGCACCCAAGCGCGGGCGTTTGGTGGGCGGCAGTGCCAAGGCCATGATGCTGGTCCGGTGCCCGCTCTTGGGTTCCGACAAAGGCGGGTTGACCCGTGTGACCGTGGGCGCCAATGCTGAGCTGGAAGCGCAGATGCAGGCCTTGCTACAGCGCCTGGAAACCGAAAAGACCCATGAAGAAAACCTGAGCAAGTTGACCAAACAACTGACCGCCACTGGCGACCCCAAGGGTATGCTCGAACGGGTCAAAGCGTCTTGGCAACAGGCGGTACAGGTGTGGTCCCGGTCACTGGCCGAGCGGACGGAGTTGGAAAAACAATTGGCGGTCATGCAGAGGGCCAAAGTACAGGTCGGCGCGGGCGGTGTGGCTGGGCCGGTGGACCTCACGGTGGTCAGTACCACGGCACACTTGCGGACCGAATACAGCCAGGGTGTTTTTTCCTTGGACCCTGAGACCGGTGTGGTGTGGACCGACCCCGCGGGGCGTGTGAAGCCGATCCGCTAA
- a CDS encoding FMN-binding negative transcriptional regulator yields the protein MTYSPPHFAETDTATLHALVRSHPLATWVVQHEGELLVNHIPMLLDTHRGEHGTLVGHVARANPVWQALAAGAQSVAVFTGPQAYVSPNWYPSKHANGMAVPTWNYATVHAHGVPQAFEDAERILDVVTRLTQVHEANQALPWQVSDAPADFIHKLLRVIVGIEIPVQRWVGKWKVSQNRPASDQQGVAAGLAGQPGDAAAQMAALVQQRIKA from the coding sequence ATGACCTATTCGCCCCCGCACTTTGCCGAGACCGACACCGCCACGCTGCATGCCCTGGTGCGCAGCCATCCGCTGGCCACCTGGGTGGTGCAGCATGAAGGCGAACTGCTGGTCAACCACATCCCCATGCTGCTGGATACCCACCGGGGTGAACATGGCACGCTGGTGGGCCACGTGGCGCGTGCCAACCCGGTATGGCAGGCGCTGGCAGCGGGTGCCCAGTCGGTGGCAGTGTTCACCGGGCCACAGGCCTATGTGTCGCCCAACTGGTACCCCAGCAAACACGCCAATGGCATGGCCGTGCCCACCTGGAACTACGCCACCGTACACGCCCACGGCGTACCCCAGGCCTTTGAAGATGCCGAGCGCATCCTCGATGTGGTGACACGGCTGACCCAGGTACACGAAGCCAACCAGGCCCTGCCCTGGCAGGTGTCCGACGCACCGGCCGACTTCATCCACAAGCTGCTGCGTGTCATCGTGGGTATAGAGATACCCGTGCAGCGCTGGGTCGGCAAATGGAAGGTCAGCCAGAACCGCCCGGCGTCTGACCAGCAGGGCGTGGCTGCCGGCCTGGCCGGACAGCCCGGTGATGCCGCCGCACAAATGGCTGCGCTGGTGCAGCAAAGGATCAAGGCATGA
- a CDS encoding acyl-CoA dehydrogenase family protein, giving the protein MYTDFSPKVRDLHTQVKAFLHAEVFPQWQRREEEIAANAKAGNAYVNYPLMEELKAKAKAQGLWNLFLPASAHGFGLSNLEYAPIAEMMGHQYWSAEVFNCSAPDTGNMEVLERYGTEAQKERWLKPLLAGEIRSAFAMTEPAVASSDATNIECRITRDGDDYVINGRKWYITGAAAEACKVFVLMGKTDPDNSNRHRQQSMILVPKDTPGVTIVRDMALYGFMDPPAGHPEVLFENVRVPASNLLLGEGRGFEIAQGRLGPGRIHHCMRVVGMAEAALELMCKRVVSRVAFHKPLSDQSVWRERIAKSRTLIDQTRLLVLHAAHRMDTVGNKVAAKEIAMIKVAAPNNCCKVIDWAIQAHGAGGFSQDFLLTSYYAYARHLRTADGPDEVHNNAIAKQELAPYPAALAK; this is encoded by the coding sequence ATGTACACCGACTTTTCACCCAAGGTCAGGGACCTGCACACCCAGGTCAAGGCCTTCCTGCACGCCGAGGTTTTCCCGCAATGGCAGCGCCGCGAGGAAGAAATCGCCGCCAATGCCAAGGCCGGCAACGCCTACGTCAACTACCCGCTGATGGAGGAACTCAAAGCCAAGGCCAAGGCCCAGGGGTTGTGGAACCTGTTCCTGCCCGCATCCGCCCACGGCTTTGGCTTGAGCAACCTGGAATACGCACCCATCGCCGAAATGATGGGCCACCAGTACTGGTCGGCCGAGGTGTTCAATTGCTCGGCGCCCGACACCGGCAATATGGAGGTGCTGGAGCGCTACGGCACCGAGGCACAAAAGGAGCGCTGGCTCAAGCCCCTGCTGGCCGGCGAGATCCGTTCCGCGTTTGCGATGACCGAACCGGCAGTGGCCTCGTCGGATGCCACCAACATCGAATGCCGCATCACGCGCGATGGCGACGACTACGTCATCAATGGCCGCAAGTGGTACATCACCGGTGCGGCGGCCGAGGCCTGCAAGGTCTTTGTCCTGATGGGCAAGACCGACCCCGACAACTCCAACCGGCACCGCCAGCAGTCCATGATCCTGGTACCCAAGGACACGCCGGGCGTGACCATCGTGCGCGACATGGCCTTGTACGGCTTTATGGACCCCCCGGCCGGGCACCCCGAGGTCTTGTTTGAAAACGTGCGTGTGCCGGCCAGCAACCTGTTGTTGGGCGAAGGCCGCGGTTTTGAGATCGCCCAAGGCCGCCTCGGCCCCGGACGCATCCACCATTGCATGCGGGTGGTCGGCATGGCCGAGGCCGCGTTGGAGCTGATGTGCAAACGTGTCGTGTCGCGTGTGGCCTTCCACAAGCCGCTGTCGGACCAGAGTGTGTGGCGCGAGCGTATTGCCAAATCCCGTACGCTGATCGACCAGACGCGGCTGCTGGTGTTACATGCGGCACACCGTATGGACACGGTTGGCAATAAAGTGGCGGCCAAGGAGATTGCAATGATCAAGGTGGCCGCCCCCAACAACTGCTGCAAGGTGATTGACTGGGCCATCCAGGCCCATGGTGCGGGCGGCTTCAGCCAGGATTTTTTGCTGACCTCTTATTACGCCTACGCCCGCCACCTGCGTACCGCAGACGGCCCGGACGAAGTCCACAACAACGCGATTGCCAAGCAAGAACTCGCACCCTATCCCGCCGCTTTGGCCAAATGA
- a CDS encoding GNAT family N-acetyltransferase produces MNTRTTSPKAAVTIDALQPSDYAAWQRLGAGYNRFYEREFPQATYARTWQRLMQGDGIHGLAARVDGQLLGITHYLFQPSIWSADVCYLQDLFVDEAARGQGLAQALIEQVANAARARGAPKLYWLTHRDNTRARGLYDRVAMHHGFIRYDYALG; encoded by the coding sequence ATGAACACACGCACCACAAGCCCCAAGGCAGCCGTCACCATCGACGCGCTGCAGCCTTCCGACTACGCTGCCTGGCAACGCCTGGGCGCGGGTTACAACCGCTTTTACGAGCGGGAGTTTCCGCAGGCAACCTACGCGCGCACTTGGCAGCGCCTGATGCAGGGCGACGGCATCCACGGCTTGGCGGCGCGGGTCGACGGACAGCTGCTGGGCATCACCCACTACCTGTTCCAGCCCAGCATCTGGTCGGCCGATGTGTGTTACCTGCAGGATTTGTTTGTGGACGAGGCCGCCCGTGGCCAGGGCCTGGCCCAGGCGCTGATTGAACAGGTGGCCAATGCCGCCAGGGCACGCGGCGCCCCCAAGCTGTACTGGCTGACCCACCGCGACAATACCCGCGCCCGGGGGCTGTACGACCGGGTTGCCATGCACCACGGCTTTATCCGGTATGACTATGCCTTGGGCTAG
- a CDS encoding integrase, with the protein MNLLKLKTMAQLRQFLDSTQALEFASLADTTACYAHVAQTIQRFAHASLCRSDRSVVLRYLERTSGYSSAQVKRLVSRALDGEVLQRRYVAPNTAYARRFTDQDIALLAQTDRAFDTLSGAATTHVLWRQWHVYGDARFERLSAISVSHLYNLRNSVRYERERVYRSKTTASPRCTQIGERRAPTPQGHAGHIRIDSVHQGDLDGLKGVYHINAVDIVTQWQVVVCTEYISHSFMSIVVELLIEQFPFQLRGIHADNGVEYINERMLELMEKARIELTKSRPRRSTDNALVEGKNGAVVRKMFGFKHIARSKAGLINDFNREHFNPLNNLHRPSLFASLKDDPKKPGRTLKRYYARDAQTPLEKLASLPARLRHLKAGVTIKDLLAQANKQSDLQAAQARNAAWEELAPKLYGKCA; encoded by the coding sequence ATGAACCTACTGAAGCTCAAGACGATGGCGCAGTTGCGCCAGTTTTTGGACAGTACACAGGCTTTGGAGTTCGCAAGCCTGGCCGACACCACAGCGTGTTATGCCCATGTCGCGCAGACCATCCAACGCTTCGCCCACGCCAGCCTGTGTCGCTCGGATCGTTCCGTGGTGCTGCGCTACCTGGAACGCACCAGCGGCTACTCCAGCGCACAGGTCAAACGCCTGGTATCGCGTGCTCTGGACGGGGAAGTTCTACAGCGTCGCTACGTGGCACCCAACACGGCCTACGCACGACGCTTTACGGACCAGGACATTGCCCTGCTGGCCCAGACCGACCGCGCCTTTGACACCCTCTCCGGGGCGGCCACAACCCATGTGCTGTGGCGCCAGTGGCATGTGTATGGGGACGCCCGCTTCGAGCGCCTGAGTGCTATCAGCGTTTCGCACCTGTACAACCTCAGAAACAGCGTTCGCTACGAGCGCGAGCGTGTGTACCGCAGCAAGACCACCGCGTCGCCGCGCTGCACCCAGATCGGCGAGCGACGAGCGCCAACACCGCAAGGCCATGCTGGTCACATCCGCATCGACAGCGTGCACCAGGGCGACCTTGACGGTCTCAAAGGGGTCTACCACATCAATGCAGTTGATATCGTCACCCAATGGCAGGTGGTGGTGTGCACGGAGTACATCAGCCACAGCTTTATGAGCATCGTCGTTGAGCTGCTGATCGAGCAATTCCCCTTCCAGCTACGCGGCATTCACGCCGACAACGGCGTGGAGTACATCAATGAACGCATGCTGGAGCTGATGGAGAAAGCCCGTATCGAGCTAACCAAATCACGCCCCCGGCGCAGTACCGACAACGCGCTGGTCGAAGGCAAGAATGGCGCGGTGGTGCGCAAGATGTTTGGCTTCAAACACATCGCGCGCAGCAAAGCGGGGCTGATCAATGACTTCAACCGAGAGCACTTCAACCCGCTGAACAATTTGCACAGGCCCAGCCTGTTTGCAAGCCTGAAGGATGACCCCAAGAAGCCTGGTCGCACCCTGAAGCGCTACTACGCCCGGGATGCCCAAACTCCGCTGGAGAAGTTGGCCAGTTTGCCAGCACGCCTGCGTCACCTCAAGGCGGGGGTAACGATCAAAGATTTGTTGGCGCAGGCGAACAAGCAAAGTGACTTGCAAGCCGCTCAGGCTCGTAACGCCGCCTGGGAGGAACTGGCTCCAAAGCTATATGGCAAATGCGCTTGA
- a CDS encoding OsmC family protein produces MAQHSSTILWQRDDNAAFTDHRYSRRHTWRFDGGAVVPGSSSPHVVPLPYSDAAAVDPEEAFVASLSSCHMLWFLDITARAGWVVDSYRDEAIGTLARNAEGQQAMTRVVLRPAVQFAPGQCPTAQALQDLHHRAHASCFIANSVKTEVVCEPVL; encoded by the coding sequence ATGGCCCAACACAGCAGCACCATCCTCTGGCAGCGGGACGACAACGCCGCCTTCACCGACCACCGTTACAGCCGCCGCCATACATGGCGTTTTGATGGGGGCGCGGTGGTGCCCGGTTCCTCGTCACCACACGTGGTGCCCTTGCCCTATTCCGACGCGGCGGCGGTGGACCCGGAGGAAGCCTTTGTCGCATCCCTGTCCAGCTGCCACATGTTGTGGTTTCTGGACATCACCGCGCGCGCCGGCTGGGTAGTGGACAGCTACCGTGACGAGGCGATCGGAACGCTGGCCCGTAACGCCGAAGGCCAGCAGGCCATGACACGTGTGGTGCTGCGCCCGGCCGTGCAGTTTGCGCCGGGCCAGTGCCCCACGGCACAGGCGCTGCAGGACCTGCACCACCGCGCCCATGCTTCCTGTTTTATTGCCAACTCGGTGAAGACCGAGGTGGTGTGTGAGCCCGTTCTCTAA
- a CDS encoding PLP-dependent aminotransferase family protein codes for MTQRTNPTRPKHRGETVRQQVYLELRRAIEQGTFKPGTRLPASREQAVTLGVSRNSVLWALERLQSEGYVVARVGDGSYVADNLGALVSSSLATKGLRPAVTAGLSQRGQLVADTVSRWNPPLVAAHPFRIGAPEIGTFPFAVWDRLARQASKEQRMAQAQYLDPAGAPALRDAIAQWLWVSRGIRCEAAQVVVCSGSQQGIDLVGRLLLDVGDEAWVEDPGYPGIRASLVGHGVTVRPVPVDSEGLVVDQAAALWPAARLAVVTPTSQFPTGVRMSLQRRLALLDWANAQRAWIVEDDYDGEFQYGTHRLPALCSLPHAQRVLYVGTFSKTLHPGLRLGFIVLPHALAGAFAMARALTDRHAPGDTQDVLARFITEGHLLRHLRRMRELYPQRQQVLIEAMAKASQGQLVLQSSEQGMHLLHELPAGQDDQTLSARAQQAGLLLAPLSRYTIASRRRGWLFGYAGYDTAALRKAATVLGKLLRNV; via the coding sequence ATGACCCAAAGAACCAATCCCACCCGCCCTAAGCACCGTGGGGAAACCGTGCGCCAGCAGGTTTACCTGGAGCTGCGCCGTGCCATCGAGCAAGGCACGTTCAAGCCCGGCACACGCTTGCCCGCATCGCGCGAGCAGGCGGTCACGCTGGGTGTGTCACGCAACAGCGTGTTGTGGGCGCTGGAGCGGCTGCAGTCTGAGGGCTATGTGGTGGCGCGTGTGGGTGATGGCAGTTATGTGGCCGACAACCTGGGGGCCTTGGTTTCCTCCAGTCTGGCCACCAAGGGCCTGCGCCCTGCGGTTACCGCAGGCCTGTCACAGCGCGGGCAACTGGTGGCCGACACGGTATCGCGCTGGAACCCGCCACTGGTGGCGGCCCACCCCTTTCGTATTGGCGCGCCGGAGATCGGCACGTTCCCGTTTGCGGTGTGGGACCGGCTGGCGCGCCAAGCCTCCAAAGAGCAGCGCATGGCCCAGGCCCAGTACCTGGACCCTGCCGGTGCACCCGCGCTGCGCGATGCGATTGCACAGTGGTTGTGGGTGTCGCGCGGCATACGCTGCGAGGCGGCGCAGGTAGTGGTGTGCTCGGGTTCGCAGCAGGGCATAGACCTGGTGGGTCGGCTGCTGCTGGACGTGGGTGACGAGGCCTGGGTCGAAGACCCGGGTTACCCCGGCATACGCGCCAGCCTGGTCGGCCACGGTGTAACTGTGCGGCCGGTGCCAGTGGACAGCGAAGGCCTGGTGGTGGACCAGGCCGCAGCACTGTGGCCCGCAGCCCGGCTGGCCGTGGTGACACCCACCTCGCAGTTCCCCACCGGCGTGCGCATGAGCCTGCAGCGCCGCTTGGCCCTGTTGGACTGGGCCAATGCCCAACGCGCCTGGATTGTGGAAGACGACTACGACGGCGAGTTCCAGTACGGCACCCATCGCCTGCCCGCGCTGTGCAGCCTGCCCCATGCACAGCGGGTGCTGTATGTGGGCACCTTTTCCAAAACGCTGCACCCCGGGTTGCGCCTGGGTTTTATCGTGCTGCCCCATGCACTGGCAGGAGCCTTTGCGATGGCCCGCGCACTGACCGACCGCCACGCGCCCGGCGATACGCAGGACGTGCTGGCCCGCTTCATCACCGAAGGCCATTTGCTGCGCCACCTGCGCCGCATGCGTGAGCTGTACCCGCAGCGCCAACAGGTCCTGATTGAGGCTATGGCCAAGGCCAGCCAGGGCCAACTGGTGTTGCAGTCCAGTGAACAGGGCATGCACCTGCTGCACGAACTGCCCGCGGGCCAGGACGACCAGACGCTGTCCGCGCGCGCCCAACAGGCAGGCCTGTTGTTAGCACCGCTGTCGCGCTACACCATTGCGTCCAGGCGGCGGGGGTGGTTGTTTGGGTATGCGGGGTATGACACGGCTGCGCTGCGCAAGGCGGCAACCGTTTTGGGGAAACTGCTGCGCAATGTATAG
- a CDS encoding SDR family oxidoreductase: MSKTFSGQVALVTGAGNGIGRATALAFAAQGIKVVVSDVDANGGEGTVAQIRDAGGTASFVRCDVTRDAEVKALVDATVATYGRLDYAFNNAGIDIEQGRLADSTEAEFDALMNVNVKGVWLCLKHQIPIMLAQGGGAIVNTASIAGLIAAPKMGIYCATKHAVIGLTKSAAVEYGKKNIRVNAVCPAVIDTEMFRRAEATDPKKGAFARAMHPIGRIGQAEEIAAAVLYLCSDAAGFTTGVALPVDGGVTAL; encoded by the coding sequence ATGAGCAAAACATTCTCCGGCCAGGTCGCCCTGGTCACGGGCGCCGGCAACGGCATCGGTCGCGCCACTGCGCTGGCCTTTGCCGCACAGGGCATCAAGGTTGTGGTGTCGGATGTGGACGCCAATGGCGGTGAGGGCACCGTGGCCCAGATCCGCGACGCGGGTGGCACGGCCAGCTTTGTGCGCTGCGATGTAACGCGTGATGCCGAGGTCAAGGCCTTGGTGGATGCCACCGTCGCCACCTATGGCCGCCTCGACTATGCCTTCAACAACGCCGGCATCGACATTGAACAAGGCCGGCTGGCCGACAGCACCGAGGCGGAGTTCGACGCGCTGATGAACGTCAATGTCAAAGGTGTATGGCTATGCCTGAAGCACCAGATCCCGATCATGTTGGCACAGGGTGGCGGCGCCATTGTCAACACGGCCTCAATAGCGGGCCTGATTGCAGCGCCCAAGATGGGCATCTACTGCGCCACCAAACATGCGGTGATCGGCCTGACCAAGTCGGCCGCGGTGGAGTATGGCAAGAAAAACATCCGCGTCAATGCGGTGTGCCCTGCGGTGATTGACACCGAGATGTTCCGCCGCGCCGAGGCCACAGACCCCAAGAAGGGCGCCTTTGCACGGGCCATGCACCCCATTGGGCGCATCGGCCAGGCAGAAGAAATTGCCGCTGCTGTGCTGTATCTGTGCAGCGATGCGGCGGGCTTTACGACGGGTGTTGCGCTGCCGGTGGATGGTGGTGTGACCGCGCTGTAA